The Streptomyces sp. V4I8 genome includes the window CTGTTCGTCCGGGGCAGCGGGCCTGGCCGCCACGGGAGTCGGGAGTGCGGAGTGAGCGTCAGGCCGCTGATCAACGTATGCATACGTGGAACGGTCATTGACTCTCCCTCTCGCGGGGAAAGCGTCCGGATGGGCATCGTGGCATGGACACGTTCATCATGGAAGCGCTCCCACGACAAGCACGAAGAGAGCCCTTACCCCCACCAGGGCTGACGGGATTCTTCTGCGCAAAGCGTTGACCAGAAAGCGCTTGCCCTCTACGTTCCGTTCAGCAGGGTGACCGAGCCGCATAGCCATACCCCCCACATGGGCACCCTGTCCGCTCGTGAGGTTCAGCATGACGCACATCGTTCACGTACACGATCGATAGGTCCTTCCGAAGGGACGCACCCGACATGCGCACTCTCCCCCCACGTGCACGGCCGCAAAGAACCGCACTGGTGACGGCCGCCGCAGCCGCACTCGCCACCGCGGCCGTCATGGTCCTGCCGAATCCCGCCGGAGCGGCCGAGACCTCGCCGATCGGCTTCGGCGCCGGGACGACCGGCGGCGGCAGCACCTCGGCGGTCACCGTCTCGACGCCGGCCGCGTTCAAGTCGGCCGTGACCGGCAACTCCGCCAAGGTCGTCCGGGTCAACGGCCTGATATCGCTGAGCGGTCAGGTCGACGTCGGCTCCAACACGACGGTGCTGGGCGTCGGTTCGGCGTCGGGGTTCACCGGGGGCGGGCTGCGACTGAAGAACGTCACCAACGTCGTCGTCCGCAACCTGAACATCAGCAAGCCGGTGGCGCCCTCCGACGGCATCACCGTCCAGGCGTCGACGAAGGTGTGGATCGACCACAACTCCTTCTCGGCCGACCGGGACCACGACAAGGACTACTACGACGGTCTTCTGGACATCAATCACGGCTCGGACAACGTCACGGTGTCCTGGAACACCTTCAAGGACCACTTCAAGGGCTCGCTCGTGGGGCACAGCGACAACAACGCGAGCGAGGACACCGGGCACCTGAAGGTGACGTACCACCACAACCAGTTCAGCAACGTCTACTCGCGCATCCCCAGCCTGCGCTTCGGCACCGGGCACTTCTACAACAACTACGTGGCCGGCGCGGACACCGCCTGCCATTCGCGCATGGGCGCCCAGATGCTCGTGGAGAACAACGTCTTCCGCGACACGAAGATCGCCGTCACCACGAACCGCAGCAGTGACGTGGACGGCCACGCCAATCTGCGCGGCAACGATCTCGGCGGGGCCGCGACCGAGATCTCCCAGGTCGGCACCTTCACCTCGCCGCCCTACAGCTACACCGCGGAGTCCGCGTCCACCGTCGTCGCCTCGGTGACGTCCGGCGCGGGCGCCGGAAAGATCTGACCACCCCCAACTGGAGGAAGGCATCCGGGACATGACTTCACCAGCAAAGCCCCGCGCCCGCCGGCGCGCACTGACCGGCGCCCTGACCGCACTCGGCCTCTCATCTGTCATGATCACGACAGTCGGCGCACCGCCGGCGAGCGCCGCCACCTGGCCCACGCCCAGCAGCAGCCAGCCGGTGAGCTCCACGATCAACGTGTCCGGTGTCCGGGACGGCGGCATGGTCCGCTACTACGGCAGCGGCGACCTGGCCGGTGACGGCCAGGAGGAGGGCCAGGACCCGATCTTCAAGCTCGCGGCCGGCGCGACACTGAAGAACGTCATCATCGGCGCACCCGGCGCCGACGGCATCCACTGCGAGGGCAACTGCACGCTGCAGAACGTGTGGTGGGAGGACGTCGGCGAGGACGCGGCCACCTTCCGGGGCGGCTCCACCTACACGGTGACGGGCGGGGGCGCCAGGAAGGCCGCGGACAAGGTCTTCCAGCACAACGGACCCGGGACGCTGAACATCTCCAACTTCGCGGTCAGCGAGTTCAAGACGCTGTACCGCTCGTGCGGCGACTGCTCCACGCAGTACACGCGCAAGGTCAACCTCAGCAACATCGAGGTGACCGGCACCGGGTCCACGGCTCGCCTCGTCGGCATCAACGTCAACCGCAACGACGTGGCGACACTGCGCGGCATCACGATCCTCAACGACGCCGGCCGCAAGGTCATCCCGTGCCAGAAGTACAACAACAACACCGCGGTGGGTACGGGGCCGGACAGCACCAACTGCCTGTACTCCGCGTCGGACATCACCTACAGGTAGGCCTGGCCCACATGTAGGTACCGCACATAGGCAGGTCCCGCACACAGGTAGTCCCCCCACGGGGAGGGCGGCCGTGCGGAGCGACGCAACACGGCGCTTCGTACGGCCGCCTCGCGCGCGTCACGCGCGCGTGTGCCCCGCAGCCGTCTCCCGGTCGTCACGCACGCGTGCGTCCTCGGCCAACTCCCGCCGGTAGTCCGCGTACGCGGCCCGCAACCGGGTGCCCGGCCAGTCGGGCGGGAGGAGTTCGGGCGGCAGCACAGGGTCGGCGAGCAGGTGCCGTACGACGGCCGCGAAAGCGGTGAAGCGGTCGGACGGTCGCCGGGCGTGGGTGACGTGGGTGAGCAGGGCGCGCCCCGTGCCGGCCCATGTGTCCAGCGGCCACAGGCTCGCGGCCAGCTCGCGCGCGGGGCGGTCGGGGCGGGCCGTGCAGCGCTCGGCGACCTGGCCGAGGTCGTCCGGCAGGGAGCGGAGCAGATTGGCCGGGCGCAGCCAGACGCCCTCCCTGAGTTCGGCGAGCCGGAGCCGGGTCAGCTCGGTGCGCAGTTCCGCGCGTTCGGCCGCGCCGCGGCCCGTGGCCGTGACCACGACCATCTCCCACGCGCCGTCCCAGGGCAGGGTCTCGGGGTGGACGGCGTCGTCCTGCCACCGCTGGCGTTCCAGCAGCCGGTCGCTGAGCCCGTAGACCGTGTCCGCGCGCCGCAGGTCGCCGGCCGCCACCATCCGGCTGAGCGCGGCACGCAGGGTGGATCCCGCGATCCCGAACGGCTCCACGCTGCGCACCAGGTCCTTGACCGGCAGCTCGGGCGGGTGCAGGCCGAGCAGCAGGCTCAGGACGACCGACCGGGCGGAGAGCGGGCGCAGCTCCACCTCGTCGGCCTGCGGGGACGCGTTGTTCGGCATGGCCACGACTGTACGGGGCGGGTGAGGATGAACGTATTGCAGGATTGCTACAGCCGCAGCAGCAGTGCAACACTGGCGGCATGGTCTCGATACCCGCCCAGGAGCAGTCCGCAGCCGCGCTGGAGCAGCCCGGAGCAACGCAGGGGCTGTCCGGGCAGTACGCCACCCACGACGTCACCAACCAGCCCCCTCCCCTGGCCCCGTACGACGCGTCCGAGGACTCGGCTCTGCTCGAAGGGCTGCGCCGCGAGGGGGCCGGGTGGGCCGAGGAGGACATCCGGCGGCTCGGCCTGCGGGCGGGGAGCGTCGAGGCGCAGGAGTGGGGCGAGCTGGCCAACCGGCACGAGCCCGAGCTGCGTACGCACGACCGGTACGGCCGTCGCGTCGACGAGGTCGAGTTCCACCCGAGCTGGCACCACCTGATGCGGGTCGCGGTCGCCGAAGGGCTGGCGGGGGCGCCCTGGGCGGACGAGCGACCCGGAGCGCATGTCGCCCGGACCGCGGGCGGACTGGTGTGGGGGCACACCGAGGCCGGGCACGGCTGCCCGACGTCGATGACGTACGCCGCCGTACCCGTGCTGCGCCGGCAGCCCGAGCTCGCGAAGGTCTACGAACCCCTGCTGACCAGCCGGGAGTACGACCCGGAGCTGCGCGTGCCGACCGAGAAGCCGGGTCTGCTGGCGGGCATGGGGATGACCGAGAAGCAGGGCGGCTCCGACGTCCGTACGAACACCACCGCGGCGACGCCGACCGCCGAGCCCGGCGTGTACACGCTGCGCGGGCACAAGTGGTTCACGTCGGCCCCGATGTGCGACGTCTTCCTGGTGCTGGCGCAGGCACCCGGCGGTCTGTCCTGCTTCCTCGTGCCGCGTGTCCTGCCCGACGGCAGCCGCAACACGTTCCGCATCCAGCGCCTGAAGGACAAGCTGGGCAACCGTTCCAACGCGTCCTCCGAGCCCGAGTTCGACGGGACCGTCGCCTGGCTGGTGGGGCCGGAGGGGCGGGGCGTCAAGACGATCATCGAGATGGTCAACTGCACCCGGCTGGACTGCGTGATGTCGTCGGCGACGCTGATGCGCAAGACGCTCGTCGAGGCGGGGCACCATGTGCGCCACCGCAGCGCGTTCGGCGCCCGGCTGATCGACCAGCCGCTGATGCGCAACGTCCTGGCCGACCTGGCGTTGGAGTCCGAGGCCGCCACGACGCTCACGCTACGGCTGGCCGGCGCGGCCGACCGGGCGGTGCGCGGGGACGACGCGGACGGGGCGGAGACGGCGTTCCGCCGGATCGCCACCGCCGTCGGCAAGTACTGGGTCACCAAGCGGGGCCCGGCCTTCACCGCGGAGGCCCTGGAGTGCCTGGGCGGCAACGGCTACGTCGAGGAATCGGGCATGCCCCGCCACTACCGCGAGGCGCCGCTGCTGTCGATCTGGGAGGGCTCGGGGAACGTCAACGCCCTCGACGTGCTGCGGGCGTTGAGCAGGGAGCCGGGCACGGCGGAGGCGCTCTTCGCCGAACTCGCCCTGGCGCAAGGGGCGGACGCCCGTCTGGACGCGGCCGTCACCCGCCTCAAGGGCCTGCTTGCGGCCGGTTCCGAGGCCGGCGCCCGCCGCCTGGTCGAGCAGATGGCCCTGACCCTCCAGGCCTCCCTGCTGGTCCGCCACTCCCCCGCAGCGATCGCCGACGCCTTCTGCGCGACCCGGCTGCGCGGCGACTGGGGGCACGCGTTCGGGACGCTGCCGGATGCCGCCGATGTGGACGGGATTTTGGGGCGGGCGTTGTTGGGTGGGGGGTGAGGTGGGCTCGCACCATCACGGTGGGCGCCGGACTGCTCAGCGACACCCGCCGCGCTGACCCGCCGGGCCTACCCCGCTTCGCGGGCGCGGCGGGGGTTCGTTGGGGCCGATCGGCGCGACGCCGACCTCGTCGGCGCGGATGCAGGGCCGGCACCGCGCCACCGAAGCCGAAGCGGAAGCCAGAGCCGGACCCGGCCCCGAACACGGGCGCCCACCAATTGCCCCGCGCGCCCCCGTTCAGCCGTCACCCCGTCGTCCGCCCACCCCACAACGGCCCGAACCGTGCCCACTCGTAGCCCCACTGGTCGATACGGCGGCTCTCCAGTCGGCTGCGGAGGGCGCGCCCTGCGACGAACGGTACGCAGGCGGCGCAGACGCCCGCGAGGCCGCCGACCAGCGTGGCCCGGGTGTGGGCCTCGGAGGGGGTGGCGGGCTCGGTCACCAGGCGGCCCCGCGGGTCCGTCCAGACGGGGACCGGCGTACCGACGCCGCTGCCGGGCCGGACGCGGGCCTGACCGGTGTGCGGAGATCCGTCCCGCGCGCTCCAGCGGACCTTCGCCCACACGTACGCGCTGCTCGACGTGCTGACGCGGGAGTCGGTCGTGCCCGGCGCCTGCTCGGTGAGCAGGGCCACCACGGGCCGCCACTCGACGCGCTCGCGGGCCATGCCCTGCTCCACCGTGCCGGCCGTCGTGAGGCCGGCGAGCACTCCGGCGAGGACGGTGACCGCCCAAACAGCGAGCAGTACCCACGCCTCCACCGCGTCGGCCCGGCGCTTGAGCGGATTGCGCCGCCACCGCCACAGCCACACCTTCGGACCACGGAACGCCATCGAAGGCTTCCTCCTCATGAGCGCACGAACAAGCCGGACCCACCGCTCTCCCATACGGCCGACGGCAGGCGGATGCTCACGGCACCTACCGGGATCGACCGTGGCACGGGTCACGCGGCCCGCGCGGACGTCTTCGCGAAAGCGCCCCGCAGCCTGCGGTGGCGAGCTATCCTCGCCGCCCTGACCTGCGACTCAAGCCTTTCCAGAGGTGACTGTCAGTGCCGAGGTGCAGACTGGCCGGTACCTGAGACAAAGACGTCGCGGAGGTGATCGGCATGACCGAGGTACTGCTCGCCGTGGGGACCCGCAAGGGCCTGTTCATCGGGCGGAGGCGAGGTGACGCCTGGGAGTTCGACGAGAGCCCCTACTTCAACGCCCAGGCCGTGTACTCGGTCGCCATCGACACCCGGAGCGAGCGTCCGCGGCTGCTGGCGGGCGGGGACAGCGCGCACTGGGGCCCCTCCGTGTTCCACTCCGACGACCTGGGCCGCACCTGGACCGAACCGGCTCAGCCGGCCGTGAAGTTCCCGAAGGACACGGGGGCTTCCCTGGAGCGGGTGTGGCAACTGCATCCCGCGGCGGCGGAGCCGGACGTGGTGTACGCGGGCACGGAACCGGCGGCGCTGTACCGCTCGGAGGACCGCGGCGAGACCTTCGACCTCGTCCGGCCGCTCTGGGAGCACCCGACCAGGTCGAAGTGGGTGCCGGGCGGCGGCGGTGAGGGGCTGCACACCGTGATCACCGACAAGCGTGACCCGCGGGCGGTGACGGTCGCCGTCTCGACCGCCGGCGTGTTCAGGACGGCCGACGGAGGTGCGAGCTGGGAGCCGTCCAACTCCGGTGTCTCCGCGGTGTTCCTGCCGGACCCGAACCCGGAGTTCGGCCAGTGCGTGCACAAGATCGCGCAGGACGCGACGACCGCGGACCGCCTCTATCTCCAGAACCACTGGGGCGTGTACCGCAGCGACGACGCGGGCGCGCACTGGACGGACATCGGCGAAGGCCTGCCGTCCACCTTCGGCTTCGCGGCCGCGGCGCATCCCCACCGCGCCGAGACGGCGTACGTGTTCCCGATCAACGCCGACTCGGACCGCGTCCCGGCCGACCACCGCTGTCGCGTCTTCCGTACGGCGGACGCGGGCAAGAGCTGGGAGCCGCTGTCAGCGGGACTGCCGCAGGAGGACCACTACGGCACGGTGCTGCGCGACGCGATGTGCACGGACGACGCGGATCCGGCGGGCGTGTACTTCGGCAACCGCAACGGCGAGGTGTTCGCCTCGGCCGACGACGGCGACAGCTGGCAGCAGCTGGCGTCGCATCTGCCGGACGTGCTGTGTGTCAGAGCAGCGGTGGTCGGATGAGTCGTGGGGGCTCACGGGCCTGCATTGCCACTGGCCCGGCGGCGTAGGTCGGCCGCCGCCGGGCAGGGGCGCGTGTGGCCTCAGTCGCGTCGCAGGACGGGGCGGAGGGCGTCGAGAACACCTGCGTCGTCGATGGTCGCCGGGATGTGTCCCTCGGCGCCGTCGGCGATTTCCCGCATGGTCCTGCGGAGGATCTTGCCGGATCGGGTCTTGGGCAGGGCCGGCACCACCGCGACGTCCTTGAGCGCGGCGACCGCGCCGACGCGGGAGCGGACGAGCGCCACGAGCTCGTCGGCGACCACGGAGTCGTCGACGTGCCGGCCTGCTTTGAGCACGACGAACCCGCGGGGGATCTGCCCCTTGAGCGGGTCGGCCACGCCGATGACGGCGCACTCGGCGACGGCGGGGTGGGCGGCGAGGGCTTCCTCCATCGCCCCGGTCGAGAGCCGGTGACCGGCGACGTTGATGACGTCATCGGTGCGGCCCATGACGAACACGTAGCCGTCGTCGTCGACATGGCCGCCGTCACCCGTGACGTAGTGACCGGGGTAGTGGGAAAGGTATGAGGCGACGTAGCGCTCGTCGTCCTTCCACAGCGTGGTCAGCGCACCCGGTGGCAGCGGCAGTTTCAGCAGGATGGTGCCGTCGGCGCCGGGCGCGGCGGACCGGCCTTCGGCGTCCACCACGGTGATGTTCCAGCCGGGGACGGCGACGGTCGCGGAGCCGGGTTTGACGGGCAGAGGCTCGAGTCCCATGGGGTTCGCCGCGACGGGCCAGCCGGTCTCGGTCTGCCACCAGTGGTCGACGACCGGGACGGCGAGCCGGTCCTGGGCCCAGCGGAGCGTGTCCGGGTCCAGCCGCTCACCTGCCAGGAAGACGTAGCGCAGGCTCGAGATGTCGTGGTCGGCGATGAACGAGCCTTCCGGGTCGTCCCTCTTGACGGCCCGGAAGGACGTGGGAGCGGTGAAGAGCGCCTTCACCCGGTTCTCGGCGATGACGCGCCAGAGCTGCCCGGCGTCCGGTGTGCCGACGGGCTTTCCTTCGTAGAGGACGGTCGTGGCACCGGCGAGCAGAGGCCCGTACACGATGTAGGAATGGCCCACGACCCACCCGACGTCCGAGGCGCTGAACATCACCTCGCCGGGCCCGACGTCGTACACGTTGCGCATGGACCAGGTGAGGGCGACGGCATGTCCGCCGTTGTCGCGGACGACACCCTTGGGCTTTCCGGTCGTGCCGGAGGTGTAGAGGATGTACAGCGGGTCGGTGGCGGCCACCGGGACACAGGGGACGGGTTCGGCCGCGGCGATGGCGTCCGACCAGTCGAGGTCCTGGGCGGTCAGTGTGGCGACGGCCTCGGGGCGTTGCAGGACGACACAGCGGTGGGGCCGGTGCTGGGCGAGTTCGAGGGCGCGCTCCAGGAGAGGCTTGTACTCGATGACGCGCCGGCCCTCGATTCCGCAGGAGGCCGTGATCACGACTTTGGGGGTGGCGTCATCGATCCGGATCGCCAGTTCGTGCGGGGCGAAGCCGCCGAAGACGACCGAGTGGACGGCGCCGATCCGGGCGCAGGCGAGCATGGCGATCGCGGCCTGGGGCACCATGGGCATGTAGATCACCACCCGGTCGCCCTTGCCGACGCCGAGTGAAGCCAGGACACCGGCGAACCGCGAGACCTGGTCGAGGAGTTGCGCGTAGGTGTAGGTCGCCTTGGACCGGGTGACCGGACTGTCGTAGACGAGTGCGGCGCGCTCGCCGTGGCCTGCTTCGACGTGGCGGTCCAGGGCGTTGTGGCAGGTGTTGAGCTGTCCGTCGGGGTACCACCGGTAGAAGGGCGCGGCGCTGTCGTCCAGGACGCGGCTGGGCGGGCGGTACCAGTCGATCGCTGTCGCGGCATCGCGCCAGAATTCCTCGGGCTTGTCGATGCTGGCACGGTATGTCTCGTCGTAGCGGCTCATGCTGTTCCGATCCCTCGCGACGGCTCTGTCACAAGCTTCTGGCCATGAGGAGGTGGCGGATAAACGGATCCGGGCCCCGGTGTGGCGGGTGTCTCGGGTGCTCCTGATAGGGCCAGTGTGCACAGGTCGGCTGCTTGGGGTGCGGAGGCGATCAGCCCTGTCGCGGATGCGGCTCACCCGGCGAGAAGAGCCCGTTCCCACTGGTCTTCGCGTTGTTCGATGTACTCGGCGTCGTCGCGCCAGGCGGCGCCGTGGCCCTGCGCCCAGAGTGCCGTCCACGGCTGGTTGCCTCGGGCCGCCTGGTCACGCAGGAAGTCATGCATGGCGCGGGTACGGCGGCCCAGCAAGGGCACCAGGTCGCGCCGCTCGGCCTCGTCGAGCCCGTAAGCATCGGCGAAGATCCTCAGGCGGTCATCGGCATCGGAACGTTGCCAGTGGGGATGCGCGGACAGCGGAACGAAGCCGTGGATCGCGTAGGCGACGTCCCACAGCCGGGAACCGGGGCCGGCCGTGTCCCAGTCGATGAAGGCCCACGCGTCGTCTCCGTCGGCCACGAGGTTCCAGGGCGCCAGGTCCTGATGGGCGATGATGTCCGCGCCCTCGGCGGGGATGAGCACCTGCCAGTGGGCGTCGGGCGGCGGCGTGAAATCCTTCACGGCATCGTGGAAGTCCTTGATCAGACGCGCCACGCGAGCCAACCCCGGCGAGGTCTCCAGCAGCGCGAATCGGTCAGGCCAGACCACCTCACCCGTCATGAACGTCAGCACCTCCCGGCCCTGCTCGTCGATGCCGAGAGGGCGAGGAGCCGCCACGAAGCCCACCTCGTGGAGATGGGTGAGCAGTGCGTGCACGGCCGGGGTCCAGGGCCCCGCCGGGCGGCGGACGGTGTCGCCGACGCGGACAACGCCGGCGCTGACGTTCCCGCCGGACAGCGGCTCTTCTTCGTCGTGTCGCACGTTGGCAGTCTGCCTGACCGGCCCTTGCCGCTCACCCCTATTACGGAGGAGATCCGGGGTGCGTGACTTACGGCAGTCGCCAGTCCACCGGCTGGGCGCCCTGCCGCAGCAGCAGGTCGTTGGCCCGGCTGAACGGTCGCGAGCCGAAGAAGCCCCGGTCCGCCGACATCGGGGAGGGGTGCGCGGACTCGATCGCCGGCAGGTCCCCCAGCAACGGCCGCAGATTACGCGCGTCACGCCCCCACAGGATCGACACGAGCGGCTTACCGCGCGCGGCCAACGCCCGAATCGCCTGCTCGGTCACCTCTTCCCACCCCTTGCCCCGGTGCGCGGCCGGCTGGCGCGGGGCCGTCGTCAGCGCCCTGTTGAGCAGCAGCACACCCTGCTGCGTCCACGGCGTCAGATCGCCGTTCGAGGGCCTGGGCAGCCCGAGGTCGGTGTGCATCTCCCGGAAGATGTTCTCCAGACTTCCCGGCAACGAGCGCACCTCGGGCGAGACCGCGAAACTCAGCCCGATCGCCATACCCGGCGTGGGGTAGGGGTCCTGACCCACGATCAGGACACGGACGTCGTCGAAGGGCTGCTGGAAGGCCCGCAGGACATTCGCCCCGGACGGAAGGTAGGTCCGGCCCGCCGCTATCTCGGCCCGGAGGAAGTCCCCCATGGCGGCGATGCGTTCGGTCACGGGGTCGAGAGCCTTCGCCCAGCCGGCTTCTACAAGTTCATGCAAGGGTCGTGGTGCCACGGCGCGTCACTCTACTGGCACACACAGGCGCCCCGCATATACAGGGAAGGCTTCACACAGGGGCCGTCCCTCAGGCGCTACCCTTCGTCCTCGTCGAGATCTTCGGGCGGGTCGAGCCGACCCCGCAGCCGGTCACCAGTCACCCGTCACCGGTCTCCGGTCACCGGGAAGGAGGGGAGCTTGTCCCGTCCAGTGGTCGAACCGCTCCGCCATGACCATCCTCCTCGCCGCCATGGTCACCATGCGTCGGTGGAGTCCGCGCGTCCCTCCACCACCAGGCAGGGTGGGCAGCCGGTGGGCCGGCGACTGCCGTGACCGGCGACTCCGGGTTCCTCGCTGTCGACTCCGGGGGGTCCGGGATGCGGGTCGTCGTCGGAACCGTCGGCCGCGGTGGTCTGGCGCGGCGGGAGTCCCGTGAGCCCGTGCGTACCAGTGATCGGGGTATCGACCCCGGTCATTTGATGGAGCAACTGGTGCCCATGGTGCGGGCGTCGGCGGCCGAGGCCGGTGTCGTCCGGCTGGGTGCGGCCGCGGTCGGGGCCGCCGGGATGGCCAGCCTGGGGGATGCCCTGCGGGCCGAGCTGCCGGGCGCGCTGGGTCGGGAGTTCGGCATCGGGCACGTCGCCCTCGCCGCCGATGCCGTCACTGCTTATGTGGGCGCCCTCGGGGCCCGGCCCGGTGCCGTGGTCGCCGCCGGTACGGGACTGATCGCGATCGGCACCGACCTGACGCGCTGGCGCCGGGCGGACGGGTGGGGGCATCTGCTCGGCGACTGTGGCAGCGGTGCCTGGATCGGACGGGCCGGGCTGGAGGCGGCACTGCGGGCGTACGACGGGCGGCCGGGCGGTTCGGCCGGGCTGCTGGAGCGGGCCGAAGAGCTGTTCGGCCCGGTGCGGGGGCTGCCCGGGCAGCTCTATCCGCGCCCGGACCGTCCCGCCGTCCTCGCCTCCTTCGCTCCGCACGTGGCGGCCTGCTCGGACAACGACCCGGTGGCCGCGGACATCCTGCGGGCCGCCGCATGGCACATGGCCGACTCCGCGGCCGCCGTCTGCCCCGCGACCGGGGAGCCCCAAGTCGCGCTCACCGGAGGCCTGTCCAAGATGGGCGCCCCCCTTCTCGTACCTCTGGAGGAGGAGTTCGCGAAGCGGCTGCCGCAGGCACGGCAGGTATCCGCCGCCGGGGATCCGTTGCAGGGAGCCGTGCGCATCGCGACCGATCTGGCGACGGACGGGCTCACTCTGCCGAGTGATGAGGCGATGCTCTGCGTGGTGAGCGGAAAGGGGTACTGATCCACCTACGCCGCCCGGTTCCGCACTGCAGGTAACTCAATCAGACAAAAGCGGACGGATACCGCTCACCTGCACCCTCCCCGAACAGGGGAGCCCAGGAAGCCAGTAACATGCGTCGCCATGAGCTCCCCCACTGGGCCCGCGTCCGGCCTGCCAGTACGAATGCCGCGACCTCGTCAGCCCGGGCGGCACCGCCGACCCGAGCCCCTGGCGGCTCCCGAGGGCGCGCCCGCGCTCGTACTCGCGGTGCCGGGCACGCCGAGCGCCGCCACGCGTGGCCTCGCCGAGGAGGTCGTGAGCATCGCCCGCTCCGAGCTCCCCGGTCTCGACGCCCGGATCGGGTACGTCGACGGTGATGACGTGGAGTTCCCCACCCTGCAGTCGGTGCTCGTGCACGCGGCCGAGGAGCGCACCGCCCGCTATGAGCAGGCGATCGCCGCCGGGGTGGAGGTCAAGGAGCCGGAGGGCCCCGTCGCCGTCGTCGTGCCGCTGCTCGCCGGCCCGGACAACGCGCTGCTGCGCGTCATCCGCCAGGCCGTGATGGACAGCCGCGTCGCGGCCGATCTGACCGATGTCCTCGGCCCGCACCCGCTGCTCGCCGAGGCGCTGCACGTGCGCCTGTCGGAGGCCGGTCTGGCCCGCGCCGACCGTGCCCGGCTGTTCACCGTGGCCACGGCCGCGGACGGCATCATCCTCGCCTCGGTGGGCGGCGAGGAGGCCGTGCAGGCGGCCGGGATCACCGGCATGCTGCTCGCCGCGCGCCTGGCGGTGCCGG containing:
- a CDS encoding polysaccharide lyase family 1 protein — encoded protein: MRTLPPRARPQRTALVTAAAAALATAAVMVLPNPAGAAETSPIGFGAGTTGGGSTSAVTVSTPAAFKSAVTGNSAKVVRVNGLISLSGQVDVGSNTTVLGVGSASGFTGGGLRLKNVTNVVVRNLNISKPVAPSDGITVQASTKVWIDHNSFSADRDHDKDYYDGLLDINHGSDNVTVSWNTFKDHFKGSLVGHSDNNASEDTGHLKVTYHHNQFSNVYSRIPSLRFGTGHFYNNYVAGADTACHSRMGAQMLVENNVFRDTKIAVTTNRSSDVDGHANLRGNDLGGAATEISQVGTFTSPPYSYTAESASTVVASVTSGAGAGKI
- a CDS encoding pectate lyase: MTSPAKPRARRRALTGALTALGLSSVMITTVGAPPASAATWPTPSSSQPVSSTINVSGVRDGGMVRYYGSGDLAGDGQEEGQDPIFKLAAGATLKNVIIGAPGADGIHCEGNCTLQNVWWEDVGEDAATFRGGSTYTVTGGGARKAADKVFQHNGPGTLNISNFAVSEFKTLYRSCGDCSTQYTRKVNLSNIEVTGTGSTARLVGINVNRNDVATLRGITILNDAGRKVIPCQKYNNNTAVGTGPDSTNCLYSASDITYR
- a CDS encoding PaaX family transcriptional regulator C-terminal domain-containing protein; this encodes MPNNASPQADEVELRPLSARSVVLSLLLGLHPPELPVKDLVRSVEPFGIAGSTLRAALSRMVAAGDLRRADTVYGLSDRLLERQRWQDDAVHPETLPWDGAWEMVVVTATGRGAAERAELRTELTRLRLAELREGVWLRPANLLRSLPDDLGQVAERCTARPDRPARELAASLWPLDTWAGTGRALLTHVTHARRPSDRFTAFAAVVRHLLADPVLPPELLPPDWPGTRLRAAYADYRRELAEDARVRDDRETAAGHTRA
- a CDS encoding acyl-CoA dehydrogenase family protein codes for the protein MVSIPAQEQSAAALEQPGATQGLSGQYATHDVTNQPPPLAPYDASEDSALLEGLRREGAGWAEEDIRRLGLRAGSVEAQEWGELANRHEPELRTHDRYGRRVDEVEFHPSWHHLMRVAVAEGLAGAPWADERPGAHVARTAGGLVWGHTEAGHGCPTSMTYAAVPVLRRQPELAKVYEPLLTSREYDPELRVPTEKPGLLAGMGMTEKQGGSDVRTNTTAATPTAEPGVYTLRGHKWFTSAPMCDVFLVLAQAPGGLSCFLVPRVLPDGSRNTFRIQRLKDKLGNRSNASSEPEFDGTVAWLVGPEGRGVKTIIEMVNCTRLDCVMSSATLMRKTLVEAGHHVRHRSAFGARLIDQPLMRNVLADLALESEAATTLTLRLAGAADRAVRGDDADGAETAFRRIATAVGKYWVTKRGPAFTAEALECLGGNGYVEESGMPRHYREAPLLSIWEGSGNVNALDVLRALSREPGTAEALFAELALAQGADARLDAAVTRLKGLLAAGSEAGARRLVEQMALTLQASLLVRHSPAAIADAFCATRLRGDWGHAFGTLPDAADVDGILGRALLGGG
- a CDS encoding WD40/YVTN/BNR-like repeat-containing protein; amino-acid sequence: MTEVLLAVGTRKGLFIGRRRGDAWEFDESPYFNAQAVYSVAIDTRSERPRLLAGGDSAHWGPSVFHSDDLGRTWTEPAQPAVKFPKDTGASLERVWQLHPAAAEPDVVYAGTEPAALYRSEDRGETFDLVRPLWEHPTRSKWVPGGGGEGLHTVITDKRDPRAVTVAVSTAGVFRTADGGASWEPSNSGVSAVFLPDPNPEFGQCVHKIAQDATTADRLYLQNHWGVYRSDDAGAHWTDIGEGLPSTFGFAAAAHPHRAETAYVFPINADSDRVPADHRCRVFRTADAGKSWEPLSAGLPQEDHYGTVLRDAMCTDDADPAGVYFGNRNGEVFASADDGDSWQQLASHLPDVLCVRAAVVG
- a CDS encoding propionyl-CoA synthetase, which produces MSRIRDRADRLRTPSSRPVHTGPIRSTRDTRHTGARIRLSATSSWPEACDRAVARDRNSMSRYDETYRASIDKPEEFWRDAATAIDWYRPPSRVLDDSAAPFYRWYPDGQLNTCHNALDRHVEAGHGERAALVYDSPVTRSKATYTYAQLLDQVSRFAGVLASLGVGKGDRVVIYMPMVPQAAIAMLACARIGAVHSVVFGGFAPHELAIRIDDATPKVVITASCGIEGRRVIEYKPLLERALELAQHRPHRCVVLQRPEAVATLTAQDLDWSDAIAAAEPVPCVPVAATDPLYILYTSGTTGKPKGVVRDNGGHAVALTWSMRNVYDVGPGEVMFSASDVGWVVGHSYIVYGPLLAGATTVLYEGKPVGTPDAGQLWRVIAENRVKALFTAPTSFRAVKRDDPEGSFIADHDISSLRYVFLAGERLDPDTLRWAQDRLAVPVVDHWWQTETGWPVAANPMGLEPLPVKPGSATVAVPGWNITVVDAEGRSAAPGADGTILLKLPLPPGALTTLWKDDERYVASYLSHYPGHYVTGDGGHVDDDGYVFVMGRTDDVINVAGHRLSTGAMEEALAAHPAVAECAVIGVADPLKGQIPRGFVVLKAGRHVDDSVVADELVALVRSRVGAVAALKDVAVVPALPKTRSGKILRRTMREIADGAEGHIPATIDDAGVLDALRPVLRRD
- a CDS encoding phosphotransferase enzyme family protein, producing MRHDEEEPLSGGNVSAGVVRVGDTVRRPAGPWTPAVHALLTHLHEVGFVAAPRPLGIDEQGREVLTFMTGEVVWPDRFALLETSPGLARVARLIKDFHDAVKDFTPPPDAHWQVLIPAEGADIIAHQDLAPWNLVADGDDAWAFIDWDTAGPGSRLWDVAYAIHGFVPLSAHPHWQRSDADDRLRIFADAYGLDEAERRDLVPLLGRRTRAMHDFLRDQAARGNQPWTALWAQGHGAAWRDDAEYIEQREDQWERALLAG